In Cydia fagiglandana chromosome 9, ilCydFagi1.1, whole genome shotgun sequence, a single window of DNA contains:
- the LOC134667461 gene encoding myophilin-like, producing MANNRAAKSGFAAEAQRKINSKYSEDLAQECLEWIRQITGEPENVSGDMDNFYEILKDGTLLCKLVNTIQPGQVKKINESKMAFKCMENINAFLEAARQLGVPAQETFQTVDLWERQNLNSVVICLQSLGRKAHNYGKPSIGPKESEKNVRNFSEEQLRAGQGVISLQYGSNKGATQSGINFGNTRHM from the exons ATGGCCAATAACCGCGCAGCCAAGTCTGGCTTTGCCGCCGAAGCCCAGCGCAAG ATCAACAGCAAATACAGCGAGGACCTCGCGCAGGAATGCCTGGAATGGATCCGACAGATCACCGGCGAGCCGGAGAACGTGTCCGGGGACATGGACAACTTCTACGAAATACTCAAGGACGGGACCCTGCTTTGCAA GCTAGTCAACACCATCCAGCCGGGTCAAGTTAAAAAGATCAACGAGTCAAAGATGGCGTTCAAATGCATGGAGAACATTAACGCCTTCCTGGAGGCCGCGAGACAGCTCGGAGTACCTGCTCAGGAGACCTTCCAGACGGTCGATCTGTGGGAGCGACAGAACCTCAACTCCGTTGTGATTTGCTTGCAGTCACTTGGCAGAAAG GCCCACAACTACGGCAAGCCGTCCATCGGGCCCAAAGAGTCCGAGAAGAACGTGAGAAACTTCTCAGAGGAGCAACTGAGGGCCGGCCAGGGGGTCATATCGCTACAGTACGGCTCGAACAAGGGCGCCACGCAGAGCGGTATCAACTTCGGCAACACGAGGCATATGTAG